The Gadus chalcogrammus isolate NIFS_2021 chromosome 10, NIFS_Gcha_1.0, whole genome shotgun sequence genome contains a region encoding:
- the slc25a48 gene encoding solute carrier family 25 member 48 — MSFIHLDDFLAGWIGGASSVVVGHPLDTVKTRLQAGNSYRNTLHCVLTIYRKETVTGFFKGMSFPLASVTVYNSLVFGFFSNTQRLISKYRYGNELQPCGMLDLTVASALTGLMSVGLGAPVDLVKIRLQMQTQTVLAANLQLAGSTAGGGSIQLGSVGVADRRLYRGPVHCVSSILRSEGLPGLYRGAGAMVLRDVPGYTLYFIPYTVLCGLLSPDGRSSAHPASICLAGGLAGSISWVTATPADVVKSRMQADAQLHRKYTGILHCITQSYRTEGLKVFFRGASVNAIRGFPMSATMFLTYELSLKFFRSFRRH; from the exons ATGAGTTTTATTCATTTAGACGATTTCCTCGCAGGATGGATTGGGG GGGCATCCAGCGTGGTGGTGGGACACCCCCTGGACACGGTTAAG ACACGCCTCCAAGCGGGGAACAGCTACCGGAACACACTCCACTGTGTCCTGACCATCTACAGGAAGGAGACC GTGACAGGATTCTTTAAGGGCATGTCATTCCCTCTAGCCAGCGTCACGGTCTACAACTCGCTGGTGTTCGGCTTCTTCAGCAACACCCAGCGGCTGATCAGCAAGTATCGCTATGGCAACGAGTTGCAGCCCTGTGGCATGCTGGACCTGACGGTGGCCAGTGCCCTCACCGGTCTGATGTCGGTCGGCCTGGGCGCCCCCGTCGACCTGGTCAAGATCCGCCTGCAGATGCAGACCCAGACGGTCCTCgcag CGAACCTCCAGTTGGCGGGGAGCACAGCGGGGGGCGGGAGCATCCAGCTGGGGTCGGTGGGCGTGGCCGACCGGCGCCTCTATCGGGGCCCTGTCCACTGTGTGAGCAGCATCCTGCGGAGCGAGGGGCTCCCGGGGCTGTACCGGGGGGCCGGGGCCATGGTGCTGAGGGACGTCCCGGGCTACACGCTCTACTTCATCCCCTACACCGTCCTCTGCGGCCTGCTGAGCCCCGACGGCCGCTCCAGCGCCCACCCCGCCTCAATCTGCCTGGCCGGGGGTCTCGCAG GTTCGATCTCGTGGGTGACTGCGACCCCGGCGGACGTGGTGAAGAGTCGCATGCAGGCGGACGCTCAGCTGCACAGGAAGTACACGGGCATCCTCCACTGCATCACCCAGAGCTACCGCACAGAGGGCCTCAAG GTGTTTTTCCGCGGCGCTTCAGTCAACGCCATCAGGGGCTTTCCCATGAGCGCCACAATGTTCCTGACTTACGAACTCTCCCTCAAATTCTTCCGCAGCTTCCGAAGGCACTAG